A single region of the Anas platyrhynchos isolate ZD024472 breed Pekin duck chromosome 6, IASCAAS_PekinDuck_T2T, whole genome shotgun sequence genome encodes:
- the SLC18A3 gene encoding vesicular acetylcholine transporter: MAEAEAGAAGRARAAVARLSEAVGERRRRLGTAMGEARRQRRLLLLVVCVALLLDNMLYMVIVPIVPDYIAAMRGGGGAAGPAAPAGANESGGGGGGGNRSLLPARYPPATGGNEDVQIGVLFASKAMLQLLVNPLSGTLIDRVGYELPLLAGLAVMFLSTLTFAFAANYATLFAARSLQGLGSAFADTAGIALIADRYSEEPARSRALGTALACISFGSLAAPPFGGVLYQFAGKRVPFLVLAAVCLLDGLLLLAVEPPCGAGARANMPVGTPIHRLMVDPYIAVVAGALTTCNIPLAFLEPTIANWMTESMGASEWEVGLTWLPAFFPHVLGVYVTVRLAAAYPHLQWFYGALGMAIIGASSCLVPACRNFGQVIIPLCGICFGIALVDTALLPTLAFLVDVRHVSVYGSVYAIADISYSVAYALGPIVAGQIVHTMGFAQLNLGMGLANVLYAPVLLFLKNVCQMKPSHSERNILLEEGPKGLYDTIKMEERKGVGKSLRPVGETEENGTDSYRRDLTGVSEEDSSDYEYS; this comes from the coding sequence ATGGCGGAGGCAGAGGCGGGGGCCGCGGGACGGGCGCGGGCCGCCGTGGCGCGGCTCTCGGAGGCGGTgggcgagcggcggcggcggctgggCACGGCCATGGGGGAGgcgcggcggcagcggcggctgctgctgctggtggtgtgcGTGGCGCTGCTGCTGGACAACATGCTCTACATGGTCATCGTGCCCATCGTCCCCGACTACATCGCGGCCATGCGCGGCGGAGGGGGCGCCGCCGGCCCGGCCGCGCCCGCGGGGGCCAAcgagagcggcggcggcggcggcggcggcaacCGGAGCCTGCTGCCCGCCCGGTACCCGCCGGCCACGGGGGGCAACGAGGACGTGCAGATCGGCGTGCTGTTCGCCTCCAAGGccatgctgcagctgctggtgaaCCCGCTGAGCGGCACCCTCATCGACCGCGTGGGCTACGAGTTGCCGCTGCTGGCCGGGCTGGCCGTCATGTTCCTCTCCACGCTCACCTTCGCCTTCGCGGCCAACTACGCGACGCTGTTCGCGGCGCgcagcctgcaggggctgggctcggcCTTCGCCGACACGGCCGGCATCGCGCTCATCGCCGACCGCTACTCGGAGGAGCCGGCGCGGAGCCGCGCCCTGGGCACGGCGCTGGCCTGCATCTCCTTCGGCAGCCTGGCCGCGCCCCCCTTCGGCGGCGTCCTCTACCAGTTCGCCGGCAAGCGGGTGCCCTTCCTGGTGCTGGCAGCCGTCTGCCTGCTCgacgggctgctgctgctcgccgTCGAGCCGCCCTGCGGCGCCGGGGCGCGGGCCAACATGCCCGTGGGCACCCCGATCCACCGCCTCATGGTCGACCCCTACATCGCCGTGGTGGCGGGCGCGCTGACCACCTGCAACATCCCCCTGGCCTTCCTGGAGCCCACCATCGCCAACTGGATGACGGAGTCGATGGGGGCCAGCGAGTGGGAGGTGGGCCTCACCTGGCTCCCCGCCTTCTTCCCCCACGTGCTGGGTGTCTACGTCACCGTCCGGCTGGCTGCCGCGTACCCGCACCTCCAGTGGTTTTACGGGGCCCTGGGCATGGCCATCATCGGCGCCAGCTCCTGCCTGGTGCCCGCCTGCAGGAATTTCGGCCAGGTCATCATTCCCCTCTGCGGCATCTGCTTCGGCATCGCTCTGGTGGACAcggccctgctgcccaccctggcCTTCCTGGTGGACGTGCGCCACGTCTCCGTCTACGGCAGCGTCTACGCCATCGCGGACATCTCCTACTCCGTGGCGTACGCCCTGGGGCCCATCGTGGCCGGCCAGATCGTGCACACCATGGGCTTCGCGCAGCTCAACCTGGGAATGGGGCTCGCCAATGTGCTCTATGCCCctgtcctcctcttcctcaaaaATGTCTGCCAAATGAAACCCTCACACTCAGAGAGGAACATCCTCCTTGAAGAAGGACCTAAGGGACTCTATGACACCATCAAAATGGAGGAGCGCAAAGGCGTAGGCAAAAGCCTGCGGCCAGTGGGTGAGACAGAGGAGAATGGCACGGACTCTTACCGCAGAGACCTGACAGGGGTGTCTGAGGAGGACTCGTCAGACTATGAGTACAGTTAG